The DNA region CATAAAATTTGTCGTAGCATTTTCATGTATAATATAAGGCCTAATATGGAAAATGTAgcatacatatatttacagttacataataaaattttagcgAGAAGCAAAATTCCACCAAAGCAAGCAAAAATGTTATGttggtaaataatttttttgcatattttagtaataagtGTTAATGAGCAGTTGAACTGCTATTGTCCTGTACAATGTGAAGATTTCAACTACGAGATTTTAATGACCAGTACAAGAATTGATAAGCTTAATACACTGCACAGTCCAATACTGTAAGTATAATCGCATATTTTTgcgtttctataaaatatttttttttaatctttgttATAGACGAGAGGAGGATATTCCTAAAGATGTTGTACTGCTGAATATTTACTTTCTTTCGGATACTCAAACAATTATGATGAGGGACACAGTTACctctacaatatatttattatgtaagaaaatatttagatatcaTGTTCTATATTATATTGACAATTAACTTCATGTTACCAGTGAAGTACTTAATTTTCCACTTTATTGTAAAcagatattgaatattatatttcacattgattttgatttattttgtttcagcaTCTTTTGGTGGCGTTTACAGTCTTTTTATGGGATGCAGCATCATGACAATCGCAGAGatcatttacttttttgtcATACGATTggtaattaacttaaaattttttggaagAGTCGACAATCCCGTAACTTACAACGACGCACTAAAATGTCCCAAACTAAAGGATAATAATACAAcagacaattattattatttcagaaatgAACCCACATATTTTTTGCACTAGacatttaagttaatattttactgccgcggtatcaataaataagttttataaacaaattatttatattattttcagaatCTTCATTAAGTTGAAAcaggatttaaattaaatcaacttatttttctaaaaggtttatttataatattgaactTAGGTTGagatataattgatataacaaaatttcaattaaaatcccTTTAACatcatttattcaatataaataaatgtcttaCATCTACAAGCTAgtctatttacaaaattgaaataatatttagactAAATCTGTTAATCCAGGCCTTTGTGAATAGGTAAAACTCCTACCTTTgggtttaaaatttctttggtTTCTATATTGCAAATTTCCTTGGTTCCTTTCTCTGTTGTTCATCATTGGAGGTTTTTGGATTTCACTGCACAATTGTGCATCCAAAGACTAAAATTGAATGTTAACAGTTACATATTACaattacttatattatttaaaacatacttcATCACATATACTTCCTTGTTTGCTAAGAATTTGttcaattctattaaattctaatgttGTGTCTGGACTATCCAATTTCAGTACTGCACttttaactttttcaattacatCCTTATTAATGGTTGGAACTTGATTGGATGTATCATCAGTGAGGATTGATTTCAAAATAGGAATAGCATCTTCAACTCTGCCAAGATCAGAAAGTGCTGAAGCCTGataggaaaattaattaacaagataCATAATAGAACTATTTGTTACCTACCTTTAAACTTCTAACAGTCATATAATTCTGATTTCTGGAGGAAGCAAGAATTTCCAGTGCTATGGCAGGTTCTCCTTGGTTCAGGGCTAAACCTGCAGCAAAAGTTGTAGCTCTTCTCATTGGGAGATGTCCAGTTTCTGACAATTCTTTCCAAAGTTTCACTGTATATTCCAAGCTCTCTtttgaattctaaaaaaaagatactgaactaattttaaaaaaatgaatgtttaatttaccaatttgTAACAAGCTGCAAGAGCCAATACCACAGCATTTCTTGGATACTTTGCACCTTCCAATTGTCTTTCCTTTAcctcattaaaaacatttaaaatatcctgATATCTGGCTTTTTCATAAAGCATATccataagtatttgatatgTTATAACTTGATCAAAGAATCCTGTGAATTCTGGATTCTGAAATAACTGTAAAATgcattatgttaataaagtaaaccaattttttaataataaataatacttctaGAGCTATTTGATCCTTCCCAAAGTAGTACAACATTCTCATGACAACAGGtccaaaaacataatttccaAACCTGACCTGTTTATTCTGTGAATTATATCTTCAAAATACAACATTGTATaatagtttttgtaaatatttttaaggtgtACTTACTTTTTTAACATGTTTACTACAAGTTCTACATCATCATCATTCTCAGTTAAATGAATCATATTCTTTAAATCCTCAGTGAAAACCATACTCTGAGATTCCACATTGGAGTATTCAATCATCTTCTCTCTGAATTTATCAGCAATATTAAGCATTTGGTTTCTAGTTTTGTTCTGTTGCAACTCAAAACCATCTAAACCCAGCGTAGCCCTTGAGTATAACGTACGaacatctaaaattaattggttatAATGGACAAATAGATGAAATTATGTCACACTTACTTTGAACACCAGAAATAGGTAATAGATTATTGGATTTTAATGCACTGCACACCAAGCTAAGTGCACGGCGTTTATATAAACTCATTATTGGGTTTGCCATCGTTTTCAACAAAgtcgatttattttaatgtaatttaaccCACAGGCACAGACCACCAGATAACCTTAAACATGCGCACCGGATTTTTAAGGTTAGTCTTCTTCCCTTTTTGCTCTTTCCAATGAAAAGTTTCCATGAACATTTACGCacagatataaaattactagATTTATACTCgcaaattatacatattcttTGGATAAGCTTACAatgattactaaaattaaatattatattagtattaataattaaaaactaggtctacattattaaataagttaaacaaaaattttgtttgtgtacatatttaagacggaatattttattaaaatccaaataaatcattaaaatttactttttgttgtgaatattatattttcaatcctttaaaaatgttcgtattatttatattgtactgTGAACTTgtgcaatataaaaaaatcctgccttgttttataaaaatatatataaatatacaaaagctATTCAAACATTTACGATTTATTTCGGTTTATTTCAATCTACCGAACTGTTAAATGTTTAgagcaaattaaatatttattcatattaaataattaataactaggtctacattaaaaaataagttaaacaaaaatttcatttatatatatatatatatatatatatatatatatatatataaaagtcaaaatataaaatataaatctagataaattattataatttactttctgTTGcgaatattacatattttcaacCCTTGAAAAGTGTTCTTATTATTTGTAGAGTACTGTTGCACTTGTTCAGTATAAAAAAACTgtcttattatataaaaatgtatataaataaactaccGACAAAAAATAGGAGATACTGAATTTTCACTAACTTAATCaaatacatttgaaatttgtcttgtttaatttaaaacgtatTTATATGGCGAGCATGTCTCATGCCCTTATAAAAGGCGCCGCATtgctgaattatattttatttatgtaaaaattaatgtacttTGAGAATatacatttgaaaattgttaaatgttcTTCCTTTTAACCGAATTTGCAATTtgcagtttatataaaaactatttcaaacatttatgatatatttcgATTTATTTCATTCTACTGGACTGTTAAATgtgtattgtattattattattgtgttttacaatataaagTCAATTATCTTTGGAAGTAATGCATGAAGTGGATTATCTGCTTCAAGGTGGTTTAAGGCAAATTGAAGTGGGTGAGAGGTTGAGTGTTTCCCAAAGGATCATTAATCGGTTGTTAATGCGCTTTAAAGAAACTGATATTCCGGCTGAGCAGCATC from Aethina tumida isolate Nest 87 chromosome 1, icAetTumi1.1, whole genome shotgun sequence includes:
- the LOC109605413 gene encoding pentatricopeptide repeat-containing protein 2, mitochondrial; translated protein: MANPIMSLYKRRALSLVCSALKSNNLLPISGVQNVRTLYSRATLGLDGFELQQNKTRNQMLNIADKFREKMIEYSNVESQSMVFTEDLKNMIHLTENDDDVELVVNMLKKYNSQNKQVRFGNYVFGPVVMRMLYYFGKDQIALELFQNPEFTGFFDQVITYQILMDMLYEKARYQDILNVFNEVKERQLEGAKYPRNAVVLALAACYKLNSKESLEYTVKLWKELSETGHLPMRRATTFAAGLALNQGEPAIALEILASSRNQNYMTVRSLKASALSDLGRVEDAIPILKSILTDDTSNQVPTINKDVIEKVKSAVLKLDSPDTTLEFNRIEQILSKQGSICDESLDAQLCSEIQKPPMMNNRERNQGNLQYRNQRNFKPKGRSFTYSQRPGLTDLV